GTGCCCGCCGCCGAAGGCACCATACACGAAGCCGCAATGGTTGCCGCGAATGCAAGCAGCGACATATCCGCTGCGACGAACAGAAGCCTTATTGGTAAGCTACTTACACGACACACGACACATGCATGGGTCGTATGTGATCGTATATAGCAGCTGACTCTGTTCCGGAATTCTAGTACCAACTGTTTAGTACACGGACGTGGCTGCCATTATGACGCTGTAGGGCCGAACATGCGGCTCAGAACTACGCTCTCAAACGCTGTGTCAGATCCTATGGGACTGGATCTATTCGAAGTTTTACCTATCCCTATGCCGTTTGAATCGATGAAACTGCTTCATCATGGTCGGTGCATCTGGTATACTTACGACATCAGGAAATGGGCTAAAGGTATATCCTTATAGGAACCCACTTTCGCCTCTTGACAACTACAGTTGTGGCCAAAAATCCCAATGCTAGCCTGTAAGTAATGTGCTTATGCTATTGCATGTTTTATCATTAACCAATAATTTCTAGAGCTGGTCTTGTCACGCATAATGCAGCCACATTCAGGTCCTTCTTACTCATAGCCGGTATACACCATGTCTGGGCCGGTGGTTCGCTCCAAGCAATCGAAGAGACGATGCTTCATCACAAGCTCGAGTCAATCCGCATTGTCAACGGCATGATTGGTGATCCTGTACTGAGCCAAAGCGATACATGCATATCCGCAATGGTCGGCCTGGCCATGGTTGAGGTGTGTCCTCTAGATAATCAACATGACCCGACTCTAACAATGTACATAGGCAGCGTTGGGCGATACgaaagctgcagaggctCATTTAAAAGCTTTGGCCCGGCTATACGATGATCACCATCCGGAAGGGGACAGGCATAGGCTGTTCGGGCTGATTGAAAGACTTGTTCTGTTGTAAGCCTGTCTATGAAACCTCCTTCAGTACTCGGTCTAACCTTTCTTCCATTTCGCAGGGCAGCCAGCCTAGTTGCAGCATCCAAGGACGGAAACGACGACGAGTCTCATTATTTTGTCAACGAGCCGCGCGAGAATCCAGAGCGGGCGTATCATTTCACACGGCCAACACGGCCGGTGTTCAGCGCTGTTCCATTCCTTAGTCTCCATCTATCGCCTTTTTACTACTCAACTCCGCCGGATCTTGAAGCTTGTAACGCCGATGCCGAATGTGAGATTATTGCAACAACCTTGCGGCGATTGTCTCGCTTTGATCCGAATCAGAGGGCTCAGCGtggcgaggaagaaaatACAACATCGTCTAGTCAACAAAAGGCCCGAGACATTCTTCGGGAAGACGCAGAATCCTACACTGTCTCGTTACTTTTCAAGCCTGCCAGACCTACACGAGACGATAGAAGCGATCACAGCCAAAGTCAGACGCGAAACCCGAGACCCAGCTCGCAGCTTCAGGAAGAGGATCTTGAGGAACTTGAGGATGCCGACGACCAGTTTGTCAGCTTTTTAGAGCACCCCTTTGCAAATCTCCCGTCTGCCATCTTCCCATCTACGTCGCGAGCTTGGGCATGCGCTGCATATCTCTATCTTCATTTGATTGTAGATTGCctcccgcagcagcagcatcatgctCAAGAGCCAGTTCATATAGACAAATATCTGTGGCGCTGGCTTATCAGCAGTTTGCGCCAAGATCTCGATCATACAGAAGAAGCGATGCGCATCGGAGCACATAGTTCAGAGTTGTGGCTATGGAAAACCATGCTTGGCGCTTATGCAATGGCCAAGAATCCCCAAGAGACATCTGATGAAGCGAGCAGCGACGGTGAGGACGAGAGTGATGACGAAAATCCCCCCACGACCACTATGGTGACTAGCCCAGGAGCACGATCAAGTGGACGATCAAGCcgagcatcttcttcaagcgACATTGCAGACATGCAATGGTTTACTTCAAAGATAAGGCTATGGAGCTCTGTGATCCATACAACGTCATGGGATGGCGCAAAAAAGGCGCTGAGCCGCATCGCATGGCCTGAAAAGTTTTACGACGATGACCGTTTGGCCGGTTTGTGGGATGAAGCTATGGAATCAGCAAACCCGGAGTGATGATGTACGAGAAGTTCCTCGTTGGTTGCTGAGAGATTCTGGGCTTTGGTTATTTATACGGTGACATATTCTATGGCTACCAAGTTTTTATACAAGCAAGCTCTGAGATTGGGTGTAAATACGCCGTCATTCAAGCGTCTGAAAGAAAACAGCGTTACCAGCACCATTGTATATGACCAAGCATTCTTATAGAAACAAAGCTTATAGAAGGAGTTCAATAAAATAGCAATTTGTCGCAGCTCCCATGATGACTTGCTCATCTCTTGCTGAACTAAGCGCTGGCCGCTTTCTTCTTGTAGTCGAATATAGCTTTGAGTCCTCCCGGAGCATCGTACTTATCCAACACCATATCAATGCACTGCTCGCCGGTCAGTTCAACCTAGTACCCTTAGAGAAACAGTGAAAGCGTCTTACCTGCGGACTCGTTGCATTCTGGAAATCGTCATCAGAGAGTATCCTGTccagctctgctgctgtttggaCTTTGAATGTGGTTGTTGAAACTTCAGGAGAGAATGATTTGAAGAGTCCGCCGTAGTCCCAGTCTGGCACGTCGTTGTAAATAGCGTCCCAACCCTCAAAGTAGCGTTCAACAGTGTATCTAGTCATTCAAAGTTAGCACTCCCAAGCGATTCTCTTCTCGAAATGGAAGATTTATATACCCCTTGTTATTAAGAATGAACCTACATCAATGTTAATATGTAATACTCGCTGGTGGATAACGAATTGACGACTTACAAATACGGAACCACGCCGTGCCGGTTCAATATGGATATAGCTTGCGCCGTCAATTGCAAGCTTCCTTCGCCTGTGAGAACAATCATCCTCTTATAACGACCCAACTCTTTACCCGCAACTGCGGCGCCGATAGCACCGCCAATGGCATAGCCAATGCTACCCCAAACTGCTTGTGTCCAGTAATAGGCGCCTTTGGGAATTTGTGTAGCGACGGCTCCGACTTGAGAAGTTCCTGTCTCGGCGATTACCATATCGCCTGGCTTGACAAAGGAAGATAGGCGCTGTGTGAAGGGGTGAGAGGCATTAGTTGGCGTTTGTTTACTTGTCTAGGTGCTGTTGAACATACAGGCCAAAGATAGTCTTGTGTAATAATTGATGAGGGAATGTCCAACGCTTGTTCAAGTAGTGGCGCGACAGGCTCTGGAAGCGTCCTGTCACCCAAAACTTTACTCGTCTTGATTGCTTGGGCCAATCTGGGCAAAACCTGCTGATCGTCAGAACTCTAAGCTGCTGCGTATATCCTCCGCTCTGGACTTACGGTGGTCATTCTTGCTTGAAATTGCTTATTTCCGACCTGAAGCCAACAATTGTTAGTACTCTCGTAATGTTAGAGTTGGTGGCTAAGTTACAGTGATTTGGAACCGTTGAAAGTCAATGATTGTAGAAGATTTGACTTGGTCAGTGAACATTCCGCTGCAGCCAAAGTCAGCACGATAAAGTAATGAAGATTACGGCGTGGGGCACTCACGTATTAAAATCGGATGGCATGTGCCCAAGCCAGAGTATACAGTCCGACTTCTCGACAGCCCTGCTTGTTTGCGGCAAGGAACCAACGCCAGCATAGCAGCCTGCGAACAAAGgcccgtcttcttcgacaACGCCCTTGCCcatgatggtgttgaagtgCAAGGATCTGAGAGCTTTGATAAGATCGTTGGCGTGAGGAGCCCAGCTACCTCTGCCTgcgccgccatcaacaatCACTATTGGGTTCTTGGACGACTCCAGTGCTACCATGATGGCTGACAAGGCAGGGTCGTCTTCAAGGCCGGCTGATAGTGTCATCTTGATTGAAGCTGCATTCAGTGAGGAGACAGGCACCATTGTTTTGACAACATCTTCGGTAATACCAATACTGGTAAGCATTAGCGAAAAGTAAACCCTAACAGCTTTTTATTCAGAGACCTACTATCCAGGCTGAGAATGAAACATCATgtctattaaaaaaagtaagccAAGTCTTCTATGTCAGAAATTCCTACTAATGTAGACGTGCCATTCAAAACTCGATCGATTTCGGCGATAGCATTCTCCGGATTCTTCAAAATCGTAGTTGCACAGGATAATTCCGAAGAAATACGAACGTAGTGGCTATATTGAACTGCTTTGTTACCCGAGATCCAGCCAAAAAGGAGATTAAAACTCACTCATAGCTTTTGTCACCAAGAGTATGGTGCAAAATCCGTCCGCTTGACTGGGCTGCAAATGACGGATATCCGACGATATGCAAAACGGGAACCATTTCGCAGAACGATCCTCCGATGCCGCAGAGAGCACTCAACTCACCAGGCCCAAATGTGGTGACAAGTGCTGCGGCACCTTTGAGGCGGGCATATCCATCAGCAGCATATGCTCCAACAAGCTCGTTTGGGGTACCGATCCAACGTACACCCGCAGGTTCTATGTGGTTGAGAAGAGCAAGTTCATAATCTAGATATGGATAACCGGTATTAGATAATGAAGTCTATATTAGGGCTTGATGAAAGAAACGAACCTCCCGGAACACCGAAAGCTGTCTCAATGCCCATCTGTTTGAGACGGCGGAAGAGATATTCACCAACCGGAATCTCCGCCATGGTGATGTATAACAATATATTGCTTGGAATAGGAATGAACGAGAAGGTTAACAAGCTTTTCAGCACTCAGGCTTGTaatgagaatgaaaagatAGAGCGgtattttataactttagCACAAGATTATGCCCATGATACTCTATTATATACGGCTATACTAGTTGACGAAAGCAATTTGTCATGTGTATATATCTCATGGCTACCAATTTCTCGGCTATTCGGCCACCTGCGCATGCAGGTAGAGCAAGCGCATTGCGCTATTAGCACACTACTCGTGAAATATACGAGACCAAAGCTGTGATAGTTGGCGCTCAACATACACACCTTCCATCAAAGTGTCGACTGCACTTATTACATATTCCACTGTATCATGCTTGTAATCGCATAGTGTGGAATTAAGGCTAGGGCCTAGGCTTGAACTATTCAAGCCAATTTGAGCTATGTGATAAGAACCGCCATCACACAGCATTCAACGGGCATAAGCGGACGAAGGATCCGCATAGACGAACATACGCAGCTTGCATATACGCATTTCACCACCTATGGAAAGATGCTAATATTTTATCCTAGATATCCAACAATTTATCCATCCACTCACAGAGGCGGCTACTTTTAGCTTGCCCTTCAATATTGTGAGCGGCTCTTAGCCACATATCGTCAACTCAAATGAAGTATGTTGTTGCATCACAGCGCATTTGTTTTTATTTCGATCCTGTGTGCTCGAATCACTATGATTCGAATTCTGCTAAGCTTCCGCTACACCATCTTAAAAAACAAGCAAGTTAAATATCCTCATGATAAGAAATAACTCGTGGGGGGTCGCTGATAGTAGCTAACGGTATCAAGTTAACTGTGTATTGGGATAGACTCGTAGTATATGCTATGTTAGCCGTCAATTCGTATAATTGTTTGGGGGTCCCATGTATCGGTTGCGCGTAAACCATTGGGTGGGTAAATGTCACTGACACGTTACACATGAATGCTatagaagaaaagtaataagaGATTACAGTCAAACAATTGAGCTTTCTGGTGGCAGAAATAAACCATGCACCCTGAAAAATCCTTCTAATAGTGTCAAAACCTGGCAGCCACCTTGCGCTGTTAGTTTGTATGTATATCATCCTATGCAAGCGCCAAGTCAACAATATTTGGAATTCTCGTGTAATCGCAATCCATATGCTAGAGCTGGTAGCAGTTTTACAGATATAAGAATGTATGAGAGCCGCATCTGGATGGCGGGTGCTCTGTTTCGAAGAAGCCCCATCAAGAGAGGGTTATCTTTACGGATAGCGCAATACGCTGTGTCTCAATCCGTCTTCCATAACAAATTTATATGCAAATAAAATGGCCGATACCCCTTCCTCAAGACGTACCGTCCTCCTCATCCATGGTCTTTGGATGACTCCTCTCTCATGGGAAAACTGGATCCGTCACCTCGAGGCAAAAGGATTCAATGTTTTGGCTCCCGGCTGGCCTGGTGTTGACAGCCGGACGCCTCAGCAAATCCGTGAGGACCCAAAGCCGATGGCTAATAAGAGCATTGATGAAATCTGCGACCATTATACAACCATCATCACGCGTCTCTCAGAGCCACCAATAATAATAGGCCACAGTTTTGGTGGCTTATTTGTTCAAATTCTCCTTTCTCGTGGTCTCGGAGCTGTGGGCATTGCCATCTGCCCTGCCAATCCAGCTGGCGTGTTTGCCCTGCCTCTCAGTACAGTCAAGGCAACGCTGCCAGTCCTATCCAACCCTTTCGACTTTGAAAGCACAGTCAAGATTACAGAGTCCGAATTTCGCTACTGTTTCGGCAATACCATgtctgaagaagagagcaaagctCTATATGAGCGTTACGCCATTCCTAGCATCGCACACGTTCTTTGGCAAGGCGCAATAGGTGGTCTTGTACACCCAAAAGGCGTATTGCATGTGGATTTCAACAAAGATGATCGTGCACCACTTATTCTTATTTCTGGATCCAAGGATCACGTTGTGCCACCGCAAACTGTGAAGAAAGAATACAAAGCGTATCAAAAGGGAAGTGGCTTGGTGGAGTACAAAGAGTTTGAAGGGCGATCGGTAAGAATATTGAAGATTTTTTAGTTCATCCATATCTATTATGAAGGCCGCTAACTCCGAGCCCCTTAGCATGGTATCGTCAGCCAGGAAGGATGGGAAGATGTCCTGGAATATGCTCTCGAATTTGTGGAGAAGTATTGGCCTAATGCTTGAGCTACGCGCCGCAATGAGACCAAAGGGAAATTGTTTACTGTAATAATCGCTTTCACAGTGGTTGAtcgaggagatgatgcatTGTTTAGCTTTTGAaagctttaattttatatGCGAATAAATTGTTTGAGTAAATGTTGATATTGTTCACTACATCTTCCTTCAACACCGTTCATAGTTGGCAATGACGACATATTGTGATTGTAAACTATGACTAAATTTAACACAATTTCAGATGCTAGATTGGCTACTTTAGCGCTCTGAAAGATGAACTTGCGGTATCATGAAGTCTTCTTGGCAATTCTGTTCTTGTTTCGAAAGCGCCAAGCCATGATTCAACTCAACCCGTAGAGGCCAAACTAGCGACCGCCATATGTAACGCCTAGTAATGGTTGGAATAGAAGATGCAACTTGTCTCATTAAGTTTACCAATCAGCCTCATCTCTCGTGAGAGCTTTACAGCAACGCAACAGCAAGGCCAGCCATGTAGAAAATAACGAATCGAATCTTGGCACCGCTGCGGCCTACCGGAAATTTAATTTGCTTGTAACAATGACAGTCGCAACCAAGCGCCCGGGACCAAACATCAGACCATGCGGCGCTTATGTTCGTATAAACAGACACGAAAACACGCTCCCACATCCCGTggatatttcttcttcctgttctTCGGCTAAGGTTTATGAAACGTCAATTTTAATGTTTGGTGGCTACTAGTTTTGTTTAATTGGCACGCGTAAACTGGGATCCCTCTGTGTCCCCGGCTATCTTACCTGGCAAGGGCCCGCTGAGCTTCAAGGAGTTCATTCGTAACAGCCCTGAAACACAGACATTGC
This portion of the Trichoderma atroviride chromosome 6, complete sequence genome encodes:
- a CDS encoding uncharacterized protein (EggNog:ENOG41); its protein translation is MLHHKLESIRIVNGMIGDPVLSQSDTCISAMVGLAMVEAALGDTKAAEAHLKALARLYDDHHPEGDRHRLFGLIERLVLLAASLVAASKDGNDDESHYFVNEPRENPERAYHFTRPTRPVFSAVPFLSLHLSPFYYSTPPDLEACNADAECEIIATTLRRLSRFDPNQRAQRGEEENTTSSSQQKARDILREDAESYTVSLLFKPARPTRDDRSDHSQSQTRNPRPSSQLQEEDLEELEDADDQFVSFLEHPFANLPSAIFPSTSRAWACAAYLYLHLIVDCLPQQQHHAQEPVHIDKYLWRWLISSLRQDLDHTEEAMRIGAHSSELWLWKTMLGAYAMAKNPQETSDEASSDGEDESDDENPPTTTMVTSPGARSSGRSSRASSSSDIADMQWFTSKIRLWSSVIHTTSWDGAKKALSRIAWPEKFYDDDRLAGLWDEAMESANPE
- a CDS encoding uncharacterized protein (EggNog:ENOG41), with the protein product MADTPSSRRTVLLIHGLWMTPLSWENWIRHLEAKGFNVLAPGWPGVDSRTPQQIREDPKPMANKSIDEICDHYTTIITRLSEPPIIIGHSFGGLFVQILLSRGLGAVGIAICPANPAGVFALPLSTVKATLPVLSNPFDFESTVKITESEFRYCFGNTMSEEESKALYERYAIPSIAHVLWQGAIGGLVHPKGVLHVDFNKDDRAPLILISGSKDHVVPPQTVKKEYKAYQKGSGLVEYKEFEGRSHGIVSQEGWEDVLEYALEFVEKYWPNA
- a CDS encoding uncharacterized protein (EggNog:ENOG41), with the protein product MSSSDSRARRRRHHTRSRNGCRECKQRHIRCDEQKPYCTNCLVHGRGCHYDAVGPNMRLRTTLSNAVSDPMGLDLFEVLPIPMPFESMKLLHHGTHFRLLTTTVVAKNPNASLAGLVTHNAATFRSFLLIAGIHHVWAGGSLQAIEETMLHHKLESIRIVNGMIGDPVLSQSDTCISAMVGLAMVEAALGDTKAAEAHLKALARLYDDHHPEGDRHRLFGLIERLVLLAASLVAASKDGNDDESHYFVNEPRENPERAYHFTRPTRPVFSAVPFLSLHLSPFYYSTPPDLEACNADAECEIIATTLRRLSRFDPNQRAQRGEEENTTSSSQQKARDILREDAESYTVSLLFKPARPTRDDRSDHSQSQTRNPRPSSQLQEEDLEELEDADDQFVSFLEHPFANLPSAIFPSTSRAWACAAYLYLHLIVDCLPQQQHHAQEPVHIDKYLWRWLISSLRQDLDHTEEAMRIGAHSSELWLWKTMLGAYAMAKNPQETSDEASSDGEDESDDENPPTTTMVTSPGARSSGRSSRASSSSDIADMQWFTSKIRLWSSVIHTTSWDGAKKALSRIAWPEKFYDDDRLAGLWDEAMESANPE